Proteins encoded by one window of uncultured Methanobrevibacter sp.:
- the rnz gene encoding ribonuclease Z — translation MEIIFLGTSSAVHSKERNQVSIAVKAFGKVMLFDCGEGTQRQMLHTKVSPMKISKIFITHFHGDHILGLPGLIQSLGLHGREEKLTIYGPKGLHKVRNAILNFGYCKYEYPLEFIEIEPGIIEETDEYIIKCEYVRHNVPSLAYSIEEKKKPRFLREKAIELGVPVGPLFGKLHNGQEVEVDGKIIKPEQVLGEPRKGIKLTYSGDTRPCEEMIYFAKDSTLLIHESTFSRQDEENAEEHGHSTAADAAYVAKQSNCKELILTHISTRYNGEFSKIILNEAREIFENTKIAYDLMEIELK, via the coding sequence ATGGAAATTATATTTTTAGGAACTTCTTCAGCAGTCCATTCAAAAGAGAGAAATCAAGTTTCAATTGCAGTTAAGGCATTCGGAAAAGTGATGTTATTTGATTGCGGAGAAGGAACTCAAAGACAAATGCTTCACACAAAAGTAAGTCCTATGAAAATATCCAAGATATTTATCACACATTTCCACGGCGACCACATTCTAGGCCTTCCAGGACTCATACAATCCTTAGGATTGCATGGAAGGGAAGAAAAACTTACAATATATGGTCCCAAAGGATTACATAAAGTCAGAAATGCAATATTAAACTTCGGTTATTGCAAATATGAATATCCTCTCGAATTTATTGAAATAGAGCCCGGAATCATTGAAGAAACTGATGAATACATTATCAAATGCGAATATGTCAGACACAATGTTCCGTCTCTTGCATATTCAATAGAAGAAAAGAAAAAACCAAGGTTTTTGAGAGAAAAAGCTATTGAACTGGGAGTTCCAGTAGGTCCTCTTTTTGGGAAATTGCATAATGGACAGGAAGTTGAAGTTGACGGGAAAATCATAAAACCTGAGCAGGTTCTTGGAGAACCCCGAAAAGGAATTAAACTCACATATTCCGGAGACACAAGACCCTGTGAGGAAATGATTTACTTTGCAAAAGACAGCACACTGCTAATTCACGAATCAACATTTTCAAGGCAAGATGAAGAAAATGCAGAAGAGCATGGACATTCAACAGCAGCCGATGCAGCATATGTTGCAAAACAATCCAACTGTAAAGAATTAATCTTAACTCATATCAGTACACGCTATAACGGAGAATTTTCTAAAATTATATTAAATGAAGCACGAGAAATTTTTGAAAATACTAAAATCGCTTACGATTTAATGGAAATTGAACTTAAATGA